In one Rutidosis leptorrhynchoides isolate AG116_Rl617_1_P2 chromosome 8, CSIRO_AGI_Rlap_v1, whole genome shotgun sequence genomic region, the following are encoded:
- the LOC139864571 gene encoding plasmodesmata-located protein 5-like, which translates to MLRQALSFLIPIFYLMLSVSIFGASSSNIYIQCSQQIFTPLTPYQSNVDSLFNSIAYSSSLCSYNKFTINSPLYSESDAVYGLYQCQIDLNILDCYNCVTNSLNQLKTNCPVSTGGVIQLDGCIVKYDSSCFFGDEDKSELSKMCGQSIGYNNNSDVLKRIDATLEYLISNGEYFRSGDNGSIEAVAQCVQDLSLSDCQDCLVAACGRLRSECGTSSWGNMYLAKCYITYVDVDQGKDSNVDSRSSGSNSSNSNSSDSNKPRGGKSFSTIMKWVGIICGVLVLLPATYGIKVQINNCCSNKTVNTGIENGKMELALGDYTETKSVLGNLDHIVEIMARLRFNHVDRDGNVNGDEPDSSMAESNNQSPLEDFCVPVFENMDRWLLDAICERSLIDAICERLKPCLLTDHNYIVLHRRHCCRNAFVVV; encoded by the exons ATGCTAAGACAAGCTCTCTCTTTTTTAATCCCCATTTTTTATCTGATGTTATCAGTATCCATCTTTGGAGCTTCAAGCTCCAACATATATATTCAATGTTCTCAACAAATCTTCACCCCGTTGACTCCTTATCAGTCGAATGTCGACTCACTATTCAATTCCATAGCCTACTCATCGTCTCTCTGCAGTTACAATAAATTTACAATCAATTCTCCCCTTTACTCAGAAAGTGACGCTGTTTATGGCCTTTATCAATGTCAAATCGATCTTAACATCTTGGACTGCTATAACTGTGTAACCAACTCACTAAATCAACTCAAGACAAATTGTCCAGTGTCTACTGGTGGTGTAATACAATTAGATGGATGCATTGTTAAATATGATAGTTCATGTTTCTTTGGGGACGAGGACAAGTCGGAGTTGTCAAAGATGTGTGGCCAGTCAATTGGTTATAATAATAATTCAGATGTTTTGAAACGTATTGATGCTACGCTTGAATATTTAATTTCTAATGGAGAATACTTTCGATCCGGTGATAATGGAAGCATTGAAGCTGTGGCGCAATGCGTACAAGATTTGAGTTTAAGCGACTGTCAAGATTGTCTTGTAGCGGCTTGTGGACGGTTGAGATCAGAATGTGGGACCTCGTCTTGGGGAAACATGTACCTAGCAAAATGTTATATTACATATGTTGATGTTGATCAAG GTAAAGATAGTAATGTGGATAGCCGTAGCTCCGGTTCCAATAGCTCCAATTCCAATAGCTCCGATTCCAATAAACCAAGGGGTGGAAAAAGCTTTAGCACGATCATGAAGTGGGTTGGCATCATTTGTGGAGTATTAGTTTTGCTACCTGCGACTTACGGAATCAAAGTTCAAATAAACAACTGCTGCTCCAACAAAACAGTTAATACTG GAATTGAAAATGGTAAAATGGAGTTAGCTTTAGGGGATTATACGGAGACCAAATCAGTGTTGGGTAATCTTGATCATATAGTGGAGATCATGGCTAGGCTA AGGTTTAATCATGTTGATCGCGATGGTAATGTGAATGGCGATGAACCAGATTCGAGTATGGCTGAATCAAACAATCAATCGCCATTAGAAG ATTTCTGT GTTCCTGTGTTTGAAAATATGGATAGGTGGTTACTTGATGCTATATGTGAAAGGAGTTTGATTGATGCTATATGTGAAAGGCTGAAACCATGTTTACTCACTGATCACAACTACATTGTTCTACATAGGAGGCACTGTTGTCGAAATGCATTTGTGGTTGTTTAG